A stretch of the Streptomyces ortus genome encodes the following:
- a CDS encoding PucR family transcriptional regulator, with the protein MGSLFAELARQASANARREVDTYVREIPELGSLDVNSRARDETLEYAVWFRRRTLELAPDSGVLTDADLGYIASMGEARAGAGMSLDSRQRVLRVHTELMLREINEATEAQRGGDVDELMRIMSWFAPQGERGIGAYRQGFVTALRRRLPYVEQVALLTRSLLAGDPVAAELALLTGVEPAEYYEVTVILVPDCPVGDRDLESGIETLVRSHRVPVTWCPERGGRGGELIALVPGGARSGQVPTATATAPSAAATATDLPAAPYAAGSEPIVSEPAVSGLLRDFAQALGRHCAVGTAGAPASELAGALDRARWISRAAPLRRTSGRLRAHTLADVFVELAVAEVPFVDDWLRSVARSLEAGPDLLLTLDAYYLHDMNRGATAEALTIHPRTLDYRLRRARELTDIDPGSTRGVRILSSVVTRNLSGAWR; encoded by the coding sequence ATGGGGAGCCTCTTCGCCGAGCTGGCCCGGCAGGCGTCGGCCAACGCGCGCCGCGAGGTCGACACGTATGTGCGTGAGATTCCGGAGCTCGGCTCGCTGGACGTGAACTCCCGGGCCAGGGACGAGACGCTGGAGTACGCGGTGTGGTTCAGGCGCCGCACGCTCGAACTGGCCCCGGACAGCGGCGTCCTGACCGACGCCGACCTCGGCTACATCGCGTCGATGGGCGAGGCGCGGGCCGGGGCGGGGATGTCGCTGGACTCACGGCAACGGGTCCTGCGCGTGCACACCGAACTCATGCTGCGCGAGATCAACGAGGCGACCGAGGCCCAGCGCGGCGGCGATGTCGACGAACTCATGCGGATCATGAGCTGGTTCGCGCCCCAGGGCGAGCGGGGCATCGGCGCCTACCGGCAGGGCTTCGTGACGGCGCTGCGACGCCGGCTGCCGTACGTGGAGCAGGTCGCCCTGCTGACCCGTTCCCTGCTGGCCGGGGACCCCGTCGCGGCGGAACTCGCGCTGCTCACGGGAGTGGAACCGGCCGAGTACTACGAGGTGACGGTGATCCTGGTGCCCGACTGCCCCGTCGGCGACCGCGACCTGGAGAGCGGGATCGAGACGCTGGTGAGGAGCCACCGGGTGCCCGTCACCTGGTGTCCGGAGCGGGGCGGCAGGGGCGGCGAGCTGATCGCGCTGGTGCCGGGAGGGGCCCGGAGCGGGCAGGTTCCCACCGCCACCGCCACCGCCCCCTCCGCCGCCGCCACAGCCACCGACCTGCCGGCGGCGCCCTACGCGGCCGGGTCCGAGCCGATCGTGTCCGAGCCGGCCGTGTCCGGTCTTCTGCGGGACTTCGCCCAGGCGCTCGGCCGGCACTGTGCCGTCGGGACCGCCGGCGCGCCGGCGTCCGAGCTGGCCGGCGCGCTCGACCGGGCCCGGTGGATCAGCAGGGCGGCCCCCCTGCGGCGTACGTCCGGACGGCTGCGGGCGCACACCCTGGCGGACGTCTTCGTCGAACTCGCCGTCGCGGAGGTGCCGTTCGTCGACGACTGGCTCCGCTCGGTGGCCCGGAGCCTCGAAGCGGGCCCGGACCTCCTACTCACCCTCGACGCGTACTACCTCCACGACATGAACCGCGGTGCCACGGCGGAAGCCCTCACCATCCATCCGCGCACCCTGGACTACCGCCTCCGGCGGGCGAGGGAGCTCACGGACATCGACCCCGGCTCGACGCGCGGCGTACGGATCCTCAGCTCGGTCGTCACCCGGAACCTGTCGGGAGCGTGGCGGTGA
- a CDS encoding DUF5707 domain-containing protein, translating into MSRRILISSFAAVVVGGIAVGGFAMASFTFTTDVRDDLGVKGLKVIAWPASSKLDPTEAELRSVDSAECRSTSDETSRCTYTLKITEKEESGRDRGTWHISAPATAEDGDTGFVSRAASFEITG; encoded by the coding sequence ATGTCCAGGCGCATTCTCATCTCGTCGTTCGCCGCTGTCGTCGTCGGCGGAATCGCCGTCGGCGGGTTCGCCATGGCCTCGTTCACCTTCACCACGGACGTGCGGGACGACTTGGGCGTCAAGGGCCTCAAGGTCATCGCGTGGCCCGCGAGTTCGAAGCTCGACCCGACGGAGGCGGAGCTGCGGTCCGTGGACAGCGCCGAGTGCCGGAGCACCTCGGACGAGACGTCCCGCTGCACCTACACGCTGAAGATCACGGAGAAGGAGGAGTCCGGGAGGGACCGGGGCACCTGGCACATCTCCGCGCCGGCGACCGCCGAGGACGGCGACACGGGGTTCGTGTCCCGCGCCGCCTCCTTCGAGATCACCGGCTGA
- a CDS encoding DUF4394 domain-containing protein, translating into MKAAVRKRIAAAVAVVSAATALTVSAPGASSAAPDATSSLRAYGIFGTGTTMATFLTDDPTTLNWVKTIKGLVGDTKLIGIDFRVQNGLLYGVGEKGGIYTITFPPTTTDVVVTKVSQLTVALYGTVFDIDFNPAADRLRVISNYGQNLRHNLNDGTTATDSALNLPPLTTAAQGVTAAGYTNNDKVGSTATTLFDIDTYNDQVVIQSPPNAGNLVPTGLLGFDAGTDAGLDIYSVLSNGRTVSNTAFASLTPYGADTPFFYEVNVLTGEPSPVGQFPLNVTDIAISLTGT; encoded by the coding sequence ATGAAAGCAGCGGTCAGGAAGAGAATCGCGGCGGCGGTAGCGGTCGTGTCCGCGGCAACCGCGCTCACGGTGAGCGCGCCCGGCGCCAGCTCCGCCGCCCCCGACGCCACCTCCAGCCTGCGGGCGTACGGGATCTTCGGCACGGGCACCACGATGGCCACGTTCCTCACCGACGACCCGACGACCCTCAACTGGGTCAAGACCATCAAGGGGCTCGTCGGCGACACCAAACTGATCGGGATCGACTTCCGCGTGCAGAACGGCCTCCTGTACGGCGTCGGCGAGAAGGGCGGGATCTACACGATCACCTTCCCGCCGACCACCACCGACGTGGTCGTCACCAAGGTCTCCCAGCTCACGGTCGCGCTCTACGGCACCGTCTTCGACATCGACTTCAACCCGGCGGCCGACCGGTTACGGGTGATCAGCAACTACGGCCAGAACCTGCGGCACAACCTGAACGACGGCACCACGGCCACGGACAGCGCGCTGAACCTCCCGCCGCTCACCACGGCCGCCCAGGGCGTCACCGCGGCCGGCTACACGAACAACGACAAGGTCGGGTCCACCGCGACGACCCTGTTCGACATCGACACGTACAACGACCAGGTCGTCATCCAGTCGCCGCCCAACGCGGGCAACCTCGTCCCGACCGGCCTCCTCGGCTTCGACGCCGGTACCGACGCGGGCCTGGACATCTACAGCGTCCTGTCCAACGGCAGGACGGTCTCGAACACCGCCTTCGCCTCGCTCACCCCGTACGGCGCCGACACCCCGTTCTTCTACGAGGTCAACGTCCTCACCGGGGAGCCGTCGCCCGTCGGGCAGTTCCCGCTGAACGTCACGGACATCGCGATCAGCCTGACCGGGACCTGA
- a CDS encoding response regulator transcription factor: protein MSIKVLLADDQALLRATFRILIDSCDDMEVVGEASDGAEAVDLTRAHRPDIVLMDIRMPGADGLTATSEICADPKLSATRVLILTTFETEDYVAQALRAGASGFLGKDVTADTLLDGLRTVASGEALLSPGATRTLITRFLTSPAPGGHLAPPERLAELTVREREVMALAAEGKSNTEIAEDLTVSPLTVRTHVHRAMTKLGARDRAQLVVIAYQTGLVQAGPTAL, encoded by the coding sequence ATGAGCATCAAGGTGCTGCTCGCCGACGACCAGGCCCTGCTGCGGGCCACGTTCCGGATCCTGATCGACTCCTGTGACGACATGGAGGTGGTCGGCGAGGCCTCCGACGGCGCGGAGGCGGTGGACCTGACCCGCGCCCACCGCCCCGACATCGTTCTCATGGACATCCGTATGCCGGGCGCGGACGGCCTCACGGCCACGTCCGAGATCTGCGCGGACCCGAAACTGTCCGCCACCCGCGTCCTCATCCTCACCACGTTCGAGACGGAGGACTACGTCGCCCAGGCGCTGCGCGCGGGTGCCAGCGGGTTCCTCGGCAAGGACGTCACGGCCGACACCCTGCTGGACGGGCTGAGAACCGTGGCGTCCGGCGAGGCCCTGCTCTCGCCCGGCGCCACCCGCACGCTCATCACCCGCTTCCTCACGTCCCCCGCGCCCGGGGGTCACCTGGCGCCCCCGGAACGCCTGGCCGAACTCACGGTCCGCGAACGCGAGGTGATGGCCCTCGCGGCGGAGGGCAAGTCCAACACCGAGATCGCCGAGGACCTCACGGTCAGCCCGCTGACCGTACGTACCCACGTCCACCGGGCCATGACGAAGCTGGGTGCCAGGGACCGGGCCCAACTGGTGGTCATCGCCTATCAGACGGGCCTGGTGCAGGCCGGGCCGACCGCGCTGTGA